A region of Theileria annulata chromosome 2, complete sequence, *** SEQUENCING IN PROGRESS *** DNA encodes the following proteins:
- a CDS encoding uncharacterized protein (4 probable transmembrane helices predicted for TA11875 by TMHMM2.0 at aa 36-55, 70-92, 113-135 and 139-161), whose translation MIPLDVEYYERQDSEKHKIKSLTFVNNFSLIFKNKLIIIQLVITTIHIFLHILIRFLRRDFSRSDLTTCYMALFSAFITDVICFYIPLIQYTDLSIFEGFLLFIQKQKGRISVFYCCNLIYLIVLYIGILTSFFWNNSLVWDILGNWTLVGVFLTVLWLPFNRKYFILSIATSLINRKS comes from the exons ATGATTCCACTTGATGTCGAGTATTATGAACGCCAAGATTCCGAAAAACATAAAATCAAAAGCTTAACgtttgtaaataatttttcattaatatttaaaaataagcTCATAATTATCCAACTAGTTATAACAACTATTCACATTtttctacacattttaatcAGGTTTTTGAGAAGGGATTTTTCAAGATCTGATCTTACCACTTGTTATATGGCACTTTTTTCCGCTTTCATAACTGACGTTATTTGCTTTTACATACCACTAATCCAATACACTGACCTCTCAATA TTTGAGGGGtttctattatttattcaaaaaCAAAAGGGCAGAATCTCAGTTTTTTACTGCTGTAATCTCATTTATTTGATAGTTCTATACATCGGAATTTTAACTTCTTTTTTCTGGAATAACTCACTG GTTTGGGACATTTTGGGAAACTGGACTCTTGTGGGAGTATTCCTCACGGTTTTGTGGCTTCCTTTTAACAG gaaatattttatattaagtaTCGCAACTTCGCTCATAAATCGTAAATCTTAG
- a CDS encoding sun-family protein, putative, which produces MLGINSTRARHLENSLSQYFRINSSGLGISSFLKFYFMANRVSTGNRAWVSQHFREVMRWKLLIEHTSPKPLTWTSILNTYLLSDRWRLMTNNKSLPPHVRCSFPQELFELIDEEYGLEKAIKICNILNEEPVTFLRVNTLKLSRDKAYKFLLHKGVPVEKCVFSNCGLFVQDKRKLLESPEYKSGIVEIQDESSQIIGQNINCSEGDHVLDFCCGSGGKSLVFGPKLGNRGRIYLHDVNDNLLQKAKKRMHRAGIRNYYILDRNLENIETFYGKMDYVIVDVPCSGIGACRTNPDRKWSFKRENLNGLLMNQRLIVEESLPFLKKNGKLVYITCSIFKAENQSQVDFFSKKYNLRPEEQILQLPESRGMNGYYMATLVNSVN; this is translated from the exons ATGTTGGGAATTAATAGTACTAGGGCGAGGCATTTGGAGAATAGTTTATCGCAGTACTTTAGGATAAACTCGTCTGGGCTTGGGATCTCTTCGTTCCTGAAGTTCTACTTCATGGCTAATAGAGTTTCAACTGGAAATAGGGCCTGGGTTTCACAGCATTTTCGGGAAGTTATGCGCTGGAAACTGTTAATTGAGCATACTAGTCCTAAACCACTGACCTGGACTTCAATTTTGAACACTTATTTGCTCAGTGACCGCTGGCGTCTGATGACCAATAACAAAAGTTTGCCACCTCACGTGAGGTGTTCATTTCCCCAGGAGCTTTTCGAACTCATTGATGAAGAGTACGGACTCGAAAAGGcaataaaaatatgtaatattCTTAACGAGGAACCTGTAACTTTCCTGAGAGTTAACACACTCAAACTGTCCAGGGATAAAGCTTACAAATTTTTACTTCATAAAG GTGTTCCAGTTGAGAAGTGTGTTTTTTCTAATTGTGGTCTTTTTGTCCAAGATAAGCGGAAGCTGTTGGAAAGCCCAGAGTATAAGTCAGGAATCGTTGAAATTCAAGACGAGTCAAGCCAAATAATAGGTCAAAATATCAAC TGTTCTGAGGGAGATCATGTGTTGGATTTTTGTTGTGGATCAGGTGGAAAATCACTTGTTTTCGGCCCAAAACTGGGAAATAGAGGGCGTATTTACCTTCATGACGTGAATGATAATCTTCTCCAGAAG GCCAAAAAAAGGATGCACAGGGCTGGAATTAGGaactattatatacttgATAGAAATTTAGAAAACATTGAAACATTCTACGGGAAAATGGATTAc GTTATAGTGGATGTTCCTTGTTCTGGAATTGGTGCTTGCAGGACTAATCCTGACCGTAAATGGTCATTTAAGAGAGAAAAC TTGAATGGTTTGTTGATGAATCAGAGGTTAATAGTGGAGGAGTCGCTGCCGTTTTTGAAGAAGAACGGGAAATTGGTTTACATTACTTGTAGTATTTTCAAAGCTGAAAACCAGTCACAAGTTGACTTTTTCTCCAAAAAATATAACTTACGCCCTGAAGAACAAATACTTCAACTTCCCGAATCCAGGGGCATGAACGGATACTATATGGCAACACTAGTTAATTCTgtaaattag
- a CDS encoding uncharacterized protein (chr2.C.cand.419 -conserved hypothetical protein), whose protein sequence is MVMEVRRIPNVLVVGTPGCGKSTLCNSVLKRLDDLSSSKSLNGFSMTHLNIANLIKDKNLYYEWDDEMDCSVYDEELLAEELSSYDFSKGGFLVEFHSVEFFEKSQFDCVYVLLTEIEILARRLEARDYTESKVKQNLQCEIFQTCLYDAYEVFGRSKVKSLNSNTEHDLENNTELLFNYLTNSS, encoded by the coding sequence ATGGTAATGGAAGTTAGGAGGATTCCTAACGTTTTAGTGGTGGGAACTCCAGGTTGTGGGAAGAGTACCTTATGTAACAGCGTTTTGAAGAGACTCGATGATTTGTCGAGTTCCAAATCCTTGAATGGATTTTCCATGACCCATTTGAACATCGCAAATCTGATTAAGGACAAGAACCTTTACTACGAGTGGGACGACGAAATGGACTGTTCAGTTTACGACGAAGAGCTTTTGGCTGAGGAGTTGAGCTCTTACGACTTTTCAAAGGGCGGGTTTCTAGTCGAGTTCCACAGTGTTGAGTTCTTTGAAAAGTCTCAATTCGACTGCGTTTACGTTCTTCTAACTGAGATTGAAATTTTGGCCCGGAGACTGGAAGCTCGAGATTACACCGAATCAAAGGTCAAACAAAACCTCCAGTGCGAGATCTTCCAAACTTGTCTCTACGATGCCTATGAAGTATTTGGGCGCTCCAAAGTCAAAAGTCTAAACTCTAACACTGAACATGATCTTGAAAATAACACTGAATTGTTATTCAACTACCTTACTAACTCATCTTAA
- a CDS encoding transcription initiation factor tfiib, putative: MVVLNRPSQSLGLTCTTCKDSSTVVVDHVEGNQLCLNCGRVLENVLISEQQEWRNFNTESLGQAGAEKSRVGELNDVWLDGTSSTTFIGGSKKMQHLQNLMTNYDSSDRALKTSFTLLRTIADSLNMRDQVVERSKEILKELNQMGHLRSRSNSLNTLAVLYLACRESSVSRSLRELVIYDRSLTVKELGRAINRLKKVLPNRGNAPTEDVSQLMPRFCSRLNLSNEFMTTCEAIAQKSFVLLTSAHRTTSLAGGIIYLVTRLFFADDSPISISDISQVCGTSTGTIKTTFKELCLYLDKLIPPKHRDKMHNITNIPNTSGKVESSQPGVRSLLTGNFTNF; this comes from the coding sequence ATGGTGGTGTTGAATAGACCTTCTCAATCTCTAGGTTTAACCTGTACAACATGTAAGGACTCATCCACAGTAGTGGTTGACCACGTGGAGGGGAACCAGCTATGCCTTAATTGTGGACGAGTTTTGGAAAACGTTTTAATATCAGAACAACAAGAGTGGCGTAACTTCAATACAGAATCACTAGGACAAGCAGGAGCAGAGAAGAGCAGAGTTGGAGAATTGAACGACGTATGGCTTGATGGTACAAGTAGCACGACGTTTATAGGAGGATCTAAAAAGATGCAGcatttacaaaatttgaTGACCAATTATGACTCATCAGATAGAGCCCTTAAAACCAGCTTTACCCTATTACGAACAATAGCAGACTCACTTAATATGAGAGACCAAGTAGTGGAGCGATCTAAGGAGATTTTGAAGGAGTTGAACCAAATGGGTCATTTGAGATCCCGTTCAAATAGTTTAAACACATTAGCAGTGCTTTATTTGGCCTGTAGAGAAAGTTCAGTTTCCCGTTCTCTTAGGGAACTTGTGATTTATGACCGCAGCTTAACTGTCAAGGAACTTGGAAGAGCTATTAACAGGCTTAAAAAGGTACTGCCTAATAGAGGAAACGCACCCACAGAAGACGTCTCTCAACTTATGCCTCGCTTTTGCTCAAGACTTAACCTTAGCAATGAATTTATGACAACTTGTGAAGCAATTGCTCAGAAAAGTTTTGTCCTCTTGACTAGCGCTCACAGGACCACTTCACTAGCCGGTGGCATTATTTACCTTGTCACTCGTCTCTTTTTCGCTGATGACTCGCCAATATCAATTTCTGACATTTCCCAAGTCTGCGGTACTAGCACCGGAACGATCAAGACCACCTTCAAGGAACTGTGTTTGTACCTGGACAAACTAATTCCTCCTAAACATAGAGATAAAATGCATAACATTACTAATATTCCTAATACTAGTGGAAAGGTAGAGTCAAGTCAGCCCGGAGTTAGGAGTTTGTTAACTGGGAATTTCAcgaatttttaa